From Alphaproteobacteria bacterium, a single genomic window includes:
- a CDS encoding mandelate racemase/muconate lactonizing enzyme family protein, whose protein sequence is MKIAKAEAIWVRVPVTHDGPPSGFGGTIWSDVSTLLIRIETEAGLVGWGEAFGHNAIPATKAAFEHQIAPLLIGRDAGAIQPLMTELQKVCHTFGRYGQTLFAFSGVDTALWDLAGKAAGLPLYRLLGGAARDRVPAYASLLRYGDPDVVHDLCAKAVAEGYTAIKLHERTAEAVAAARDGGGDGFDLMVDVNCPWTVREAEQMAWAFEPNDLFWLEEPVWPPENFNGLAEVRGTAPMPIAAGENASTIWEFAQMLRTGAVDFAQPSVAKVGGVTEMLKVLRLCESHNVGFAPHSPYFGPGFLATLHVVAQTGNPIEYLYCRPEPALYPIFPPKDGAFALPDGPGLGIEPDSDVIRDFRV, encoded by the coding sequence ATGAAGATCGCCAAGGCCGAAGCCATCTGGGTCCGCGTGCCGGTGACCCATGACGGCCCTCCCTCCGGCTTCGGCGGCACCATCTGGAGCGATGTCTCCACCCTGCTGATCCGGATCGAGACCGAGGCGGGGCTGGTGGGCTGGGGCGAGGCGTTCGGCCACAACGCCATCCCCGCCACCAAGGCCGCGTTCGAGCACCAGATCGCGCCGCTGCTGATCGGCCGCGACGCCGGCGCGATCCAGCCGCTCATGACCGAGTTGCAGAAGGTCTGCCACACATTCGGCCGCTATGGCCAAACCCTGTTCGCCTTTTCCGGCGTCGACACCGCCCTTTGGGACCTGGCCGGCAAGGCCGCCGGCCTGCCGCTCTACCGGCTCTTGGGCGGCGCCGCCCGCGACCGGGTGCCGGCCTATGCCAGCCTGCTGCGCTATGGCGACCCGGACGTGGTGCACGATCTCTGCGCCAAGGCGGTGGCGGAAGGCTACACCGCCATCAAGCTGCACGAGCGCACCGCCGAGGCGGTGGCGGCGGCCCGCGACGGCGGCGGCGACGGCTTCGACCTGATGGTCGACGTCAACTGCCCCTGGACCGTGCGCGAGGCGGAGCAGATGGCCTGGGCGTTCGAGCCCAACGACCTGTTCTGGCTGGAAGAGCCGGTCTGGCCGCCGGAGAATTTCAACGGCCTGGCCGAGGTCCGCGGCACCGCGCCCATGCCCATCGCCGCCGGCGAAAACGCCTCCACCATCTGGGAGTTCGCCCAGATGCTGCGCACCGGCGCGGTCGATTTCGCCCAGCCGAGCGTCGCCAAGGTCGGCGGCGTCACCGAGATGCTGAAAGTGTTGCGGCTCTGCGAGAGCCACAATGTCGGTTTCGCGCCGCACTCGCCCTATTTCGGGCCGGGCTTCCTCGCCACCCTGCACGTGGTGGCCCAGACCGGCAATCCGATCGAATACCTCTATTGCCGCCCGGAACCGGCGCTCTACCCGATCTTCCCGCCGAAAGACGGCGCCTTCGCCCTGCCGGACGGCCCCGGCCTCGGCATCGAGCCCGACTCGGACGTGATCCGAGACTTCCGGGTCTAG
- a CDS encoding nuclear transport factor 2 family protein: MSFIDLLNRFTDAVEAGDGQALARLFTDDGIYHDTFYGAFQGRDAIADMLENHFWRDARAFRWDMREPVIQGEIGYAHWLFSYESKLATAEGKRVAFEGMSCFHLRGDLIQHYGEVFDQGIALAQTGFAADRIAKRLAREADGVRKRAAGTRHLA; the protein is encoded by the coding sequence ATGAGCTTCATCGACCTTTTGAACCGGTTCACCGATGCCGTCGAGGCCGGGGACGGCCAGGCGCTGGCCCGGTTGTTCACCGACGACGGCATCTATCACGACACCTTCTATGGCGCTTTCCAGGGCCGCGACGCCATCGCCGACATGCTGGAGAATCATTTCTGGCGCGACGCCCGCGCGTTCCGCTGGGACATGCGCGAGCCGGTGATTCAGGGCGAGATCGGCTATGCCCACTGGCTGTTCAGCTATGAGAGCAAGCTCGCCACCGCCGAGGGCAAGCGCGTCGCCTTCGAGGGCATGAGCTGCTTTCACCTGCGCGGCGACCTGATCCAGCATTATGGCGAGGTGTTCGACCAGGGCATCGCGCTGGCCCAGACCGGCTTTGCCGCCGACCGCATCGCCAAGCGGCTGGCGCGCGAGGCCGACGGCGTGCGCAAGCGCGCCGCCGGCACCCGGCATCTGGCCTGA
- a CDS encoding carboxymuconolactone decarboxylase family protein, producing MSTTPTRQDLRRQGHGVRDALGLPPPAPDLLPGFGDFLAEVAYGAIWDRPHLSKPDRMLCTLAVCSPYLRPQLAGLIDSALEIGVAPLALLEVFLQAGLYGGFVTTEAAVEVAREVFAARGVPVPDAPPREDDNAALDARGQAIMAKLHGARAGGGYAAPGNPITGQLYPAAIRYGYGELWDRPGLDHRQRMLVAIAAFTGLGLESQLRKFAQSALHIGLSQDEVIEAVIQTGPYSGFPRALNGLAILTEVFPKD from the coding sequence ATGAGCACCACCCCCACCCGCCAGGACCTCCGCCGCCAGGGCCATGGCGTGCGCGATGCGCTCGGCCTGCCTCCGCCCGCGCCCGACCTGCTGCCCGGCTTCGGCGATTTCCTGGCCGAGGTCGCCTATGGCGCCATCTGGGACCGGCCGCATCTCTCCAAGCCCGACCGCATGCTCTGCACGCTCGCGGTTTGCAGCCCCTATCTGCGGCCGCAACTGGCGGGGCTGATCGACTCGGCGTTGGAGATCGGCGTCGCCCCGCTTGCCCTGCTGGAAGTGTTCCTGCAGGCCGGCCTCTATGGCGGCTTCGTCACCACCGAGGCCGCGGTCGAGGTGGCGCGCGAGGTGTTCGCCGCCCGGGGCGTGCCGGTGCCGGACGCGCCGCCGCGCGAGGACGACAACGCGGCGCTCGACGCCCGCGGCCAGGCCATCATGGCCAAGCTGCACGGCGCGCGCGCCGGCGGCGGCTATGCGGCCCCCGGCAACCCGATCACCGGCCAGCTCTATCCCGCCGCCATCCGCTATGGCTATGGCGAGCTCTGGGACCGCCCCGGCCTCGACCACCGCCAGCGCATGCTGGTCGCCATCGCCGCCTTCACCGGCCTGGGGCTGGAAAGCCAGTTGCGCAAATTCGCCCAGTCGGCGCTGCATATCGGGCTCTCGCAGGACGAGGTGATCGAGGCGGTGATCCAGACCGGCCCCTATAGCGGCTTCCCCCGCGCCCTCAACGGCCTCGCCATCCTGACCGAGGTGTTCCCGAAGGACTGA
- a CDS encoding type II toxin-antitoxin system RelE/ParE family toxin — translation MALRFSPAARADLIGIGDYIAARNPDAAARFTEALDRRCRQLARRPFLGVARPEIRPDLRLLTFRSYLILYRVTGPDVEIVRVVHGARHLPGMFEPD, via the coding sequence ATGGCCCTCCGGTTTTCGCCTGCGGCCCGGGCGGACCTGATCGGCATCGGCGATTACATTGCGGCCCGCAATCCCGATGCCGCCGCGCGCTTTACGGAAGCCTTGGATCGGCGCTGCCGGCAATTGGCCCGACGGCCGTTTCTCGGTGTCGCGCGACCGGAAATCCGTCCCGATCTGCGGCTGTTGACCTTCCGCTCCTATCTTATTTTGTATCGCGTCACCGGACCGGATGTGGAAATCGTTCGCGTCGTTCACGGCGCGCGCCATTTGCCGGGTATGTTCGAACCGGATTGA
- a CDS encoding FMN-binding negative transcriptional regulator gives MYVPNQFREDDAETLLAEMRRQAAATLVSQGPEGLIASHVPVELAAGPAPWGLVRCHLARANPHADVLAAGGEVLLIFQGAEGYVSPSHYPSKAASGGKAVPTWNYVAIHAYGRATPFEGEAALRPHLAALTARHEAGRAEPWGLGDAPDDFIAMMCKAIIGIAIAPTRVEGKWKMSQNRPPADREGTAAGLRAEGRPDLADLVEAAAKRRG, from the coding sequence ATGTATGTTCCGAACCAGTTCCGCGAGGACGATGCCGAGACGCTGCTGGCGGAGATGCGGCGGCAGGCGGCCGCGACCCTGGTGAGCCAGGGGCCGGAGGGCCTGATCGCCAGCCATGTGCCCGTGGAACTGGCGGCCGGCCCGGCACCCTGGGGCCTTGTGCGCTGCCACCTGGCCCGCGCCAACCCGCATGCGGATGTTCTCGCGGCGGGTGGCGAGGTGCTGCTGATCTTCCAGGGTGCGGAGGGCTATGTCTCGCCCTCCCATTATCCCTCGAAGGCGGCGAGCGGCGGCAAGGCGGTGCCGACCTGGAACTATGTCGCCATCCATGCCTATGGCCGGGCGACGCCGTTCGAGGGCGAGGCGGCGCTGCGCCCGCATCTGGCGGCGCTGACCGCGCGGCACGAGGCCGGGCGGGCGGAGCCCTGGGGTCTCGGCGATGCGCCGGACGATTTCATCGCCATGATGTGCAAGGCGATCATCGGTATCGCGATTGCGCCGACGCGGGTCGAGGGCAAGTGGAAGATGAGCCAGAACCGGCCGCCCGCCGACCGCGAGGGCACCGCGGCCGGCCTCCGCGCCGAGGGCCGGCCCGATCTGGCGGACCTGGTGGAGGCGGCGGCGAAGCGGCGAGGATAA
- a CDS encoding glutathione S-transferase family protein — protein sequence MGERVLWGAVSSRALRVHWALIELGLAYRSVPIQSRSGETETPEYGRLNPRRKIPTFRDGDLVLTESAAIVTYLAETYGTPERSLIPTAQPMRAKYFEWLSFVAMELDATALYVLRRHEGLPEIYGAAPVACRAARAYFDKMIRASAADLADGRRYLTGEAFTGADICMTTVLDWAERYDCPLPEAWLAYRERVRERPSYAAALAANRAPA from the coding sequence ATGGGGGAGAGGGTGCTGTGGGGCGCGGTCTCGTCCCGCGCGCTGCGGGTGCACTGGGCGCTGATCGAGCTGGGCCTGGCCTATCGCAGCGTGCCGATCCAGTCGCGCAGCGGCGAGACCGAGACGCCGGAATACGGTCGGCTGAACCCCAGGCGGAAAATCCCCACCTTCCGGGACGGCGACTTGGTGCTGACCGAAAGCGCCGCCATCGTCACCTATCTGGCCGAGACCTATGGCACGCCGGAGCGCTCGCTGATCCCGACGGCGCAGCCGATGCGGGCGAAGTATTTCGAATGGCTGTCCTTCGTGGCGATGGAGCTGGACGCCACCGCCCTCTATGTGCTGCGCCGGCACGAGGGGCTGCCAGAGATCTATGGCGCCGCACCGGTCGCGTGCCGGGCGGCACGGGCCTATTTCGACAAGATGATCCGGGCGAGCGCGGCGGACCTGGCGGATGGGCGCCGCTATTTGACCGGCGAGGCGTTCACCGGCGCCGATATCTGCATGACCACGGTGCTGGACTGGGCCGAGCGCTATGACTGCCCGCTGCCGGAGGCCTGGCTCGCCTATCGCGAGCGGGTGCGCGAGCGGCCGAGCTATGCGGCGGCGCTGGCGGCCAACCGGGCGCCGGCATAG
- a CDS encoding TauD/TfdA family dioxygenase yields the protein MAPLDTAAGLTVTPIAYALGAVIEGVDINQAPSADCVAAIRAVWNEHHVIVFRGQRFEAAGMLRFAQAFGALDDHAATPFYRLEDYPQLLQITNRPIGGKPSETRNTGRNWHSDYSYTDHPAAASMLFCVERPPVGGDTMFCNMVRAYESLSPPLRAFLDELDVVYDVSLTAGINERDPAQTAEVRRLNPPIAHPAVRVHPDSGRRALYVSERSSHFHGMTAAESRPLIDYLCAHATRAENVYRHVWRPGDLVCWDNRTTMHVALTDFDQTQPRHMLRATLLGEKSGFVVT from the coding sequence ATGGCCCCGCTCGACACCGCCGCCGGCCTGACCGTCACGCCCATCGCCTATGCCCTCGGCGCCGTGATCGAGGGCGTGGACATCAACCAGGCACCGTCGGCCGATTGCGTCGCCGCCATCCGCGCGGTCTGGAACGAGCACCATGTCATCGTCTTCCGCGGCCAGCGCTTCGAGGCCGCGGGCATGCTGCGCTTCGCCCAGGCGTTCGGCGCGCTCGACGACCACGCCGCCACGCCCTTCTACCGGCTGGAGGACTATCCGCAACTGTTGCAGATCACCAACCGGCCAATCGGCGGCAAGCCGTCGGAGACGCGCAACACCGGCCGCAACTGGCATTCCGACTATTCCTACACCGACCATCCCGCCGCCGCCTCCATGCTGTTCTGCGTCGAGCGGCCGCCGGTGGGCGGCGACACCATGTTCTGCAACATGGTCCGGGCCTATGAGAGCCTGTCGCCGCCGCTCCGCGCCTTCCTGGACGAGCTGGACGTGGTCTACGATGTCAGCCTTACCGCCGGCATCAACGAGCGCGACCCGGCCCAGACTGCGGAGGTGCGCCGCCTGAACCCGCCCATCGCCCACCCGGCGGTGCGCGTCCATCCGGACAGCGGCCGCCGCGCGCTCTATGTCAGCGAGCGGTCCTCCCACTTCCACGGCATGACGGCCGCGGAAAGCCGGCCGCTGATCGACTATCTCTGCGCCCACGCCACGCGCGCCGAGAATGTCTACCGCCATGTCTGGCGGCCGGGCGACCTGGTCTGCTGGGACAACCGGACCACCATGCACGTGGCCCTCACGGACTTCGACCAGACCCAGCCGCGGCACATGCTGCGCGCGACGCTGCTGGGCGAGAAGTCCGGCTTCGTCGTGACCTGA
- a CDS encoding phosphodiesterase, whose translation MIIAQISDSHIEAPGVLTYGTFDAAASLARVVEALNACDPQPDLVIHTGDLVHHGDAAQYPPAREILAGLKAPLVAIPGNHDSREGFAAAFADAPWLPAGGPFLHFTVEDAGPLRLVCLDTVVPGQPYGALCADRLAWLEAQLAAAPERPTVVACHHPPFATGLTGTTKVGLDRGGPEFAAILSRHPQVQRLICGHSHRPIVGTFGGRPVWVAPATCYQFEAGFSAVNTLALTREPPGYSLHRWLDDPVQGPSLASHHIPVGDFGRPMVLLKDGKRV comes from the coding sequence ATGATCATCGCGCAGATCAGCGACAGCCATATCGAGGCGCCCGGCGTCCTCACCTACGGCACGTTCGACGCCGCCGCCTCGCTCGCCCGCGTGGTCGAGGCGCTGAACGCCTGCGACCCGCAGCCGGACCTGGTGATCCACACCGGCGACCTCGTCCATCACGGCGACGCGGCGCAATACCCGCCGGCGCGCGAGATCCTGGCCGGGCTGAAGGCGCCGCTGGTCGCCATTCCCGGCAATCACGACAGCCGCGAGGGCTTCGCCGCCGCCTTTGCCGATGCGCCCTGGCTGCCGGCCGGCGGCCCGTTCCTGCACTTCACGGTCGAGGATGCGGGCCCGCTCCGCCTGGTCTGCCTCGACACCGTGGTCCCGGGCCAGCCCTATGGCGCGCTCTGCGCCGACCGCCTCGCCTGGCTGGAGGCGCAACTGGCGGCCGCGCCGGAGCGGCCGACCGTGGTCGCCTGCCACCACCCGCCCTTCGCCACCGGCCTGACCGGCACCACCAAGGTCGGCCTGGACCGGGGTGGGCCCGAGTTCGCCGCCATCCTCTCGCGCCATCCCCAGGTGCAGCGGCTGATCTGCGGCCACTCGCACCGGCCGATTGTCGGCACATTCGGCGGCCGGCCGGTCTGGGTCGCACCCGCCACCTGCTACCAGTTCGAAGCCGGCTTCAGCGCCGTCAACACCCTGGCCCTGACCCGCGAGCCGCCGGGCTATTCGCTGCACCGCTGGCTGGACGACCCGGTCCAGGGCCCGAGCCTTGCCAGCCACCACATTCCGGTCGGCGATTTCGGCCGGCCCATGGTGTTGCTGAAAGACGGCAAGCGCGTCTGA